From the genome of Deferribacteraceae bacterium V6Fe1:
ACGAATTGTATACAGTATACCGTTTTCAGGTAGTGATAAAGGTGTTTGCAGGTTTAAGTTTAAAAATTAGTTAGAGTTTTTTGTTTCGCATTTTATAAAAGTCTATTGATAGCGGAGTGGTGTATGGCTAAAGTTTTCTTTGGTGTTTTTAAAGACAAAGTAATAGATAACAGAGGTAAACCTAAAGAGGAGTGGACCGAAGCTCCGATAAAAATCGACGAAAATTTCAACGGCAAAAAACTTGATGTCTTTGTTAACTGGGACGGTTTTTTAGTTTTTGAAGAGGGTGCGGATGTTCTCCAGGCACTTGCAAACTACATGTACAGGATTAGCGATTACGGCTGCTGCGGCAGATGTTTTCCCGGTCGTATGGGAACCCGCCTTGTTGCCGAAGGGCTTGAAAAGATTATAAAAGGGGATGAAGACGCAAGCTTTGACGATGTATATGATATGGCAGTTTCTATAAACGAATCTGCCAAGTGTACGGTTGCTCCTACTGCGGTAATTCCCGTTATGAAATATATTGAACATTTTAAAGATGTAAAAAACCCGACTGATAAAGAAAAAAATATAGAATATGTGAAACATTTGACTGCTCCGTGTACTGCAGGTTGCCCTGCAAATGTAAAGATTCCCGAATTTATAGAAGCCATAAAAGATGCAAGGTACTTAGAAGCTCTTGCAATAATTAGGACAACAATGCCGCTTCCGGGAGTTTGCGGAAGGGTTTGCCCTCACCCTTGTGAGGCAAACTGCAGAAGAGGGCTTGTCGATGAGCCTGTAAGTATTATGGTTTTAAAGAGGACACCTTGGGATTATGAATATTATCACCATAAAAAACCGGAAATTCCAATTTACAGAGAGCCTACCGATAAAAAGGTTGCAATAGTAGGTGCCGGGCCTGCCGGACTTACGGCTGCTTATTACTTGGCACAGCTTGGTCATAAAGTTAAAATATATGAGATGCTGCCTGAGCCTGGTGGAATGGTTGCTGTGGGGATACCTGATTACAGGGAGCCAAGATTTCTCTTAAGAAGGGAAGTTGAGATTATCCAATCGTTGGGTGTCGAGATACAGTACAATACAAAGCTTGGCAGAGATATATTTCTTGACGACTTGAAAAAAGATTACGATAGTGTTTTGATTGCTATCGGGGCGTTTAAAAGCAGGGATATGGGTGTTGAAGGTGAAAAGGACGGCTATGAAGGTGTCCTTGAAAGTGGTATAGATTTTCTTCAGAAGTTTTCACTTGGTGAAGAGATAAAGATTGGCAATAGAGTTGTAGTGGTGGGTGGTGGTAACACTGCTATTGACTGTGTCAGGACAGCAATCAGATTAGGTTCTACTGATGTTAATCTTGTTTATCGTCGTTCCCGTGCTGAAATGCCTGCTGAGGATTACGAAGTGGCGGATGCAGAGGAAGAGGGAGTAAAATTCCACTTTTTGATTAATCCTGTTAAAATAATTGCGAAAGATGGGAAAGTTGTTGGGCTTGAGTGCATTAAGATGCAGCTGGGTGAGCCTGATGAATCCGGTCGTAGGAAACCTGAGCCTGTTCCCGGCTCTAATTTCATAATTGAGTGTGATACTGTAATCCCTGCGATTGGTCAGTTCCCTGATTTGAGTTTCTTAAAAGAGGAAGATGGCATAAAGGTTACAAAATGGAATACTATTAGCGTAAAAGAAGACTTGTATATGACCGATGTTCCTGGTGTCTTTTCCGCCGGTGACTGTGAATGGGGACCAAACACGGTAGTTAAGGCTATAGGCGCAGGGAGATGGGCTGCAATTATGATGGATAGATATATGATGGAAGGGGATGTGTATCTGACAGACAAAGAGAAGTTAGAGTTAACCCTTTATAAAAATAAAGTGTTTGACAAGAAAGAGACAGTTTGTGAACCACATACTATACACAGAGTACATCAAGCCAAGCTGTCACCTGAAGAGAGGATTAAGCATTTTGAAGAGATTGAAAAACCTTATACAGAGCAGCAGGCCTATCTTGAAGCAACGCGTTGTTTGAGATGTGTCAGAATGGCAATGGTTGGATTAGAAAATTAAAGTTGGGGTATAGATATGGGGCAGATATATATTAACGATAAAGCTTACGATTTTAAAGAAGGGGAAACAATCTTAGATGTTGCCAAGAGAAATGAGATAGATATCCCTGTTATGTGTTATCTTGAACATATCACACCTACAGGTGCTTGCAGACTTTGCCTTATAGAAATTGAAGGGGTTGGCAAACCTGTGGCTGCTTGTGTTACATATGCACTTGATGGGATGAAGGTCAAGACTGATACTGAGAAAGTTGTAAAAAATAGAAAAAAAATGATGGAATTTGTCCTAATGAAGCACCCGCTTGATTGCCCTATTTGTGACAAGGCGGGAGAATGTATGCTCCAAGACACGGCATACGGATTTGGCATAAAAGAGGAAACCTTTAAAACAGAAAAACCAAACAAACCTAAATTTGACTGGGAAATGATTATTCATGATGCAAATCTTTGTGTGCTTTGTGAAAGGTGCGTAAAGCTGTGTCATGAGGTTGCAGGTTGCAGTGCTCTTGAAATCCAGGAGAGGGGTTTTGAGAATATTATAAATACAAAAGACGGCGCAAATCTCAATTGCGACTTTTGCGGGATTTGCGTCGATTATTGCCCTGTAGGAGCACTCCTTGACAAACCTTACAAGCATAGTGTCAGATCATGGGATTTGGAAAGAGCTCAAAGCGTGTGCACTATGTGCCCTGTGGGGTGTGAGGTTGAATATGGTCTTTATCAGGGTGAGATTTACAGAGCTACTTCGGCAAACAACGGGTTTATATGCTCTTTGGGAAGGTATGCCTTCAAATATACGGATAATCCCGATAGGGTTGTAAGTACATTAAAAAGAAATAATAACAATCTTGAAATGGCAGATTTTAATGAATCTGCAAAGGCAGTTGTAGAAAAGCTTGATAAGGTAAAAGAATATTACGGTGAAGGTTCTGTGGCATTTTTAGTCGGAAGCAGCCTTTCAACGGAAGATATTATAGCGTCCAAACTTTTGGCTGATAAAATTGCTGATGGTAAAATTACCACAGATATTATGCTTGAATATGGCACATACTTCGGAGAATATTTTAAAAAATTCGATACTTACAGCAATATCGGCAAGCTTGAAAATCTGAGGGATTCTGATCTTACATTTGTTATCGGTGCTGACTTAAAGACGGAATCGTTAGGTGTCAAATGGGATATTATGAATGCCGTCACCAAAAATGACGGGAAGCTTGTCACTATCACTTTGACCGAATGTGAATACGAATATATGGTCGATGCAACATTAAAAGCAGATTACGGTGATTTTGCCGGTGTGTTTGAAAAGATAAAAAGTAGTAATGACAGACTTTATGCGGATATCAGAGATTACATAAAAAATGCCAAAAAGATTTCATTTATTGTTGGTAATGAATATATGCAGGCAGAAAAACAAGTTAAGTCTGTATTTGCATTTCTCGACTATGTAGGTGGTAAAGACAAACTCTATAATTTTATAAATACAAGTGACAAGTCAAACTTTATTACTGCCTTAAATGTAATAGGTGATAGTTACTCTGCAGCTTCATTCCTTGAAGAGCTTGGAAAAGGGAAAATTAAGGCACTTGTAACGGTTGGCTTTAATACATTTAATGCGGGCAAGCTTTATAAAACAATACAGAAAAATGCGGTTAATCTTGAGTTTTTGGTGAGTCTTGGTATGTTTACTGACAACCTTTCCAGAAATGCAAACTTTTTCTTCCCTCTAAAGAGCTATCTTGAGCAGGAAGCTACTTTTGTAACAATAGATAACAGGTTGACAAAGACCGAAAAGATAATTGATGCACCTGAAGGTGTCAATTCAGCCTATGAGGTTTTAAGTGAAATTGCCGCGGCAAAAGGTGTTGAGTTACCAAAAACTGCAGGCGAGCTTTTTGATATGCTTGTTTCAGGCAAGTTTGGTTTCCCTGAAATCAAATATAGCGAGATAGACGGTTGCCTTTACAATGTGGTACAGAGCGGCTATTCACAAACTGAGTTTAATTACAAAGAATTTCCAAAGGGGACTGTGGAAGTTATTGTAAATGAAAGGTATCATAACGGACTTCTTACAGGAAAGGCGGCACTTGAAAAGAAAGATGGTGAGGCATACAGAAAATATTACTTTGATGTAAAAGGTGAGATTATAAGTGGCGATGATGCTTGTTTTGATGGTAAATGCACTTTAAACAATGCGGTTGCAAAAGGTGTCGTGCTTATTCCAAAGAATTAATTTTTGAAATATTCAAATAAAAAAGCCCCTTTTTCAGGGGCTTTAATCTTTTATGATATTATCTTCCTTTAAGACGTTCAAAAACTCGTCAAGGATATGTTCGGATTTTACTTTTTTTAAGATTTTACCCTTTTTGAAGATAAGTCCTACCCCTTTACCTCCGGCAATACCGTAATCTGCCCCCCTTGCTTCTCCGGGGCCATTTACTGGACAACCCATAACTGCAATGGTTATATTATTTTTTATATTTTTCAGCCTTTTTTCAACTTCAACTGCAAGCTCTTCCAAGTTTATCTCTGTGCGTCCGCATGTGGGACAAGAGATAAATTCAGGACCGCTGCTTCTTAAGTTTAATGATTTAAGTATTTCATAGGCGACCTCAACCTCTTTTACAGGGTCACCGGTCAGGCTGACTCGCAGAGTATCCCCTATCCCTTCAGATAAAAGTGTACCTATCCCTATTGCAGATTTGATTGCACCTGCAAAAGTTGTCCCGGCTTCGGTAACACCTATGTGGAGGGGGTAGCTTGTCAGTTTTGAAAAAGCTCTGTAAGAGTCTATAGTCAGAGGGACACTGCTTGCTTTTAGAGAAACCTTAAAGTTAGTAAAGTCGATACTTTCAAGAAATTCTACACTTCTTAATGCGGAAATTACGATGGACTTGACACATATACCGTAAGATTTGAGCAAATCTTTTTCAAGGGAGCCTGAATTTACGCCTATTCTCAAAGAGACATTGTAATCTTTGGCAACTTCTGCAACTTTTCTTAGTTTTTCAAACCCTCCGATGTTACCCGGATTAATCCTTACACAATCTGCTCCATTAATAATTGAACTTATGGCAAGTGTGTAGTCAAAATGTATATCGGCAATTAGTGGTATATTAATCTCTTTTTTTATGTCTTTTAATTTTTCGCTTGCTTCTTTGTCGGGTACTGCCACCCTTACAATCTCGCATCCTGCATCTTCAAGACGTTTAATCTGGTTTACCGTGCCAATAATGTCTCTTGTGTCCGTATTTGTCATGGACTGGACAACAATGGGGGAGGCTCCCCCTATTTTTATATTGCCCACGTTTATGGTTTTGGTATATCTTCTTGTCATGATATTTAGATTGAATTTAGTATATCGTCAGCAGCGACAAGCCCGGAAGCTGAAGCCTGAATAATACCTCTGGTTATCCCCGCACCATCGCCGATACAATAGAGATTTTTTAAATTTATTGACTTGAGATTGTTGTCAACCTTTATCCTAAGGGAATAAAACTTTACTTCCACACCGTAAAGGAGTGTGTTAGGGTCTGCCATCCCGGGCATAACCTTATCCAGTTGCAGTATCGTTTCTTTGATGTCGGTAAGATATCTATAGGGCAAAACGAAAGATAAATCACCCGGCATCGCAGTCTTGAGTGTCGGGACTACAAAGTTTTTGCGTATTCTACTTTCTGTTGATCTTCTACCCCGGAGCAGATCCCCAAACCTTTGGACGATTATTGAGCCTCCACTAAGCATATTAGCAAGATATGCTATGTTTTGACCGTATTTGACCGGCTCTCTAAAAGGCTCGGTAAATTTTGTGGAAACCAGGAGTGCAAAATTTGTGTTTTCACTTTTTTTGTTTTTATAACTGTGACCGTTTACAGTGATTAGGTTATTTTGGTTTTTTTCTTGTGCGATAAAGCCGCCGGGATTTACGCAAAAAGTCCTTACTTCGTCTTCAAATTCAGACGTGTAATACTTTATTTTAAATTCGTAGAGCTGATCGGTGAAAGTGTCGGAAACGGATTTTGGTATCTCAACCCTCACGCCGATATCCACAGGATTGATATCTGATTCAATATTGTATTTAATTGCCATCTCTTGCATCCATTGATTTCCACTTCTTCCAACGGCAATTATGATTTTGTCATAGTATCTTTTTTCCCCTGTCTCTGTTATAAGCCCTTTTGCCTCATCATTTTCTACTATCAAATCTGCAACACCCGTGCCACAATACATTTTTATGTTTTCAGAGTTTTCAAATTTTTCGTAAATATTGAAAATTGATTTTAAGCAGTTATCGGTGCCCAAATGGCGTATTTTTGCGGCATAAAGCCTCATGCTGTGTCTTGAACAGAGATATTCCAAATCTTTTATCTTTTCATAATCAGATTTTGTATCAATTTCAGTAACACCACTGACGTCAACCCAGATTTTATCTGCTCTGTCGATAAGATTCTTAAGTTCACTTTCAGGCATAAAATCTGATAACCAACCGCCAAATTCGGTAGTCAACGTCAATTTGCCGTCAGAATATGCTCCGGCTCCCCCAAATCCCGACATAATCTCTTTTCTTGTACGAGTTTTTATGTCTGCCCCTTTTTCATAAAGGTCGACTTGCACCCCTTTTTTGTTCATAAGTTCATAGGCGGCAAACATCCCCGCACTGCCGGCACCAATTATAGCTACTTTCATATCAATTACCTCATAAATAAATTATTTCAGCAGAGAAACCTTTATTTTCAACGGTTAGTATAGCATAACTGTTTTTATCAGTCCATCTGTTATTTGTAGGGCTTCCGGGGTTTAAAAGGTGCTGCTTTCCAAATTTTCCGTAAAATGGTTTGTGGGTGTGCCCGTAAATAATCAAATCGGTATTTTCAAATTCATATAAAAGCCTATTTTCAAGGCCGAATGGTGAACCATCACCATGAATAACCCCTATACTTACCCCTTTAAAATCAAGAGACCTCTTTTTGGGCAATAAATCCGGCAAATAAGGGTCGGTATTCCCTTTCACAGGATAAACGATAGGGTTGATAAGTAAAATCTCCCTGATAAGATTTTCTCCGACAATATCTCCGGCATGTATGACTGCATCTGATAACTTAATGTCATCTAAAAGCTTTTGCGGCAAACTTTTAATTGAGTTTGTATGCGTATCAGATATTACAACTATTTTCATTATTTTTAAATTGCACAAAATATCACTTTTCGCAACTTGTTTTTTATAAATAGGCTTGATTGACGCTAATAATAAGTTATACTTTTATTATGAGCGGTTTTGATTTGGAAATATTGGAAAACAAATTTAATGAAGTTTTAAGTCAGAATACCCCGTTTGAAGAAAAGTTGAATAGACTACTGTCTATTTGTGATGATATAATTAGTGAAAATTATAATGAGTTCAATCTGAAAGAGATTGATTGCAAAGCAGGTTGCGGATACTGCTGCATCTTAAATATTGCGACCCTTGAGCCTGAAATAAAAAATATCATTAATTATGTTAATAAAAACTTTGATAAAAATAAGAGAATTGAGCTTAAAGAAAAGATACAGGAAAATTACGTAATGATTTTTGGGCTAGATGATGAAGAGAGGATTTCAATTAGAAGAAGGTGTGTATTTTTGGATGAAAGCGCCAGTTGCGGTATTTATCCTGTAAGACCGATACTGTGCCGCTCAGTCACATCCATAAGTGCGGAAAGCTGCAAAGAAGTTATAGCAGCTGCCTCTTTTGGAGAGAATGTCCCTATAATATCCAATCTGTACGTTAAAGATATTTATGTGACACTTTTCAATGCTGTTTCTAAGTATGTTGATGAAAAAGATGGTGAGGCAAAGAGCAGGAAATTAACTGTTTGGCTTAAACAATATATCGATAGTATTGAAGGTTAAAGCAAATCCAATCATGTATTATTTTGAATTTAACTCTTTAAAATTAAATATAGCCCAAAAAAATATTGACTGTACCTGATATATCAGATATCTTTACGTATAATATTATAAAGGTGTTTTATGGCGACTTTGAATCTACTTTCTGTTCGAGAGCAAGTGTATGAATATTTGAAATCGATGATAAATAGCGGTGAATTAAAGAGCGGAGATGCAATAAATTTGAATGCGTTGGCAGATAAATTTAATATAAGTAAGACACCCCTGAGGGATGCGCTTCTTCAGCTTGAAGTGGACGGATTTGTAAATATTTTGCCAAGAAAAGGGATAATTGTCTCCAAGCTGACTTTGGAAGATATAAAATGGTATTACGAAGTGATAGCATCAGCTGAAAGCTATATTGTTGAAAAATATGGTAATAAAATGACAGATGAGCATATAGATGCCATGAAAAAATATAACAATGCCATGAAAGATGCTCTGAGAAATGATAATTTTGAC
Proteins encoded in this window:
- a CDS encoding GntR family transcriptional regulator; this encodes MATLNLLSVREQVYEYLKSMINSGELKSGDAINLNALADKFNISKTPLRDALLQLEVDGFVNILPRKGIIVSKLTLEDIKWYYEVIASAESYIVEKYGNKMTDEHIDAMKKYNNAMKDALRNDNFDEYYKNNLNFHNIYINLTENKTMLKTIRVAKERLYDFPRKKEFVKNWELDSVVEHDELINLLEKKEFALASKFIKDVHWSFEYQLKYILKYYTETK
- a CDS encoding FAD-dependent oxidoreductase, whose protein sequence is MAKVFFGVFKDKVIDNRGKPKEEWTEAPIKIDENFNGKKLDVFVNWDGFLVFEEGADVLQALANYMYRISDYGCCGRCFPGRMGTRLVAEGLEKIIKGDEDASFDDVYDMAVSINESAKCTVAPTAVIPVMKYIEHFKDVKNPTDKEKNIEYVKHLTAPCTAGCPANVKIPEFIEAIKDARYLEALAIIRTTMPLPGVCGRVCPHPCEANCRRGLVDEPVSIMVLKRTPWDYEYYHHKKPEIPIYREPTDKKVAIVGAGPAGLTAAYYLAQLGHKVKIYEMLPEPGGMVAVGIPDYREPRFLLRREVEIIQSLGVEIQYNTKLGRDIFLDDLKKDYDSVLIAIGAFKSRDMGVEGEKDGYEGVLESGIDFLQKFSLGEEIKIGNRVVVVGGGNTAIDCVRTAIRLGSTDVNLVYRRSRAEMPAEDYEVADAEEEGVKFHFLINPVKIIAKDGKVVGLECIKMQLGEPDESGRRKPEPVPGSNFIIECDTVIPAIGQFPDLSFLKEEDGIKVTKWNTISVKEDLYMTDVPGVFSAGDCEWGPNTVVKAIGAGRWAAIMMDRYMMEGDVYLTDKEKLELTLYKNKVFDKKETVCEPHTIHRVHQAKLSPEERIKHFEEIEKPYTEQQAYLEATRCLRCVRMAMVGLEN
- a CDS encoding metallophosphoesterase family protein, giving the protein MKIVVISDTHTNSIKSLPQKLLDDIKLSDAVIHAGDIVGENLIREILLINPIVYPVKGNTDPYLPDLLPKKRSLDFKGVSIGVIHGDGSPFGLENRLLYEFENTDLIIYGHTHKPFYGKFGKQHLLNPGSPTNNRWTDKNSYAILTVENKGFSAEIIYL
- a CDS encoding NAD(P)/FAD-dependent oxidoreductase encodes the protein MKVAIIGAGSAGMFAAYELMNKKGVQVDLYEKGADIKTRTRKEIMSGFGGAGAYSDGKLTLTTEFGGWLSDFMPESELKNLIDRADKIWVDVSGVTEIDTKSDYEKIKDLEYLCSRHSMRLYAAKIRHLGTDNCLKSIFNIYEKFENSENIKMYCGTGVADLIVENDEAKGLITETGEKRYYDKIIIAVGRSGNQWMQEMAIKYNIESDINPVDIGVRVEIPKSVSDTFTDQLYEFKIKYYTSEFEDEVRTFCVNPGGFIAQEKNQNNLITVNGHSYKNKKSENTNFALLVSTKFTEPFREPVKYGQNIAYLANMLSGGSIIVQRFGDLLRGRRSTESRIRKNFVVPTLKTAMPGDLSFVLPYRYLTDIKETILQLDKVMPGMADPNTLLYGVEVKFYSLRIKVDNNLKSINLKNLYCIGDGAGITRGIIQASASGLVAADDILNSI
- a CDS encoding YkgJ family cysteine cluster protein: MSGFDLEILENKFNEVLSQNTPFEEKLNRLLSICDDIISENYNEFNLKEIDCKAGCGYCCILNIATLEPEIKNIINYVNKNFDKNKRIELKEKIQENYVMIFGLDDEERISIRRRCVFLDESASCGIYPVRPILCRSVTSISAESCKEVIAAASFGENVPIISNLYVKDIYVTLFNAVSKYVDEKDGEAKSRKLTVWLKQYIDSIEG
- the ispG gene encoding flavodoxin-dependent (E)-4-hydroxy-3-methylbut-2-enyl-diphosphate synthase, with the protein product MTRRYTKTINVGNIKIGGASPIVVQSMTNTDTRDIIGTVNQIKRLEDAGCEIVRVAVPDKEASEKLKDIKKEINIPLIADIHFDYTLAISSIINGADCVRINPGNIGGFEKLRKVAEVAKDYNVSLRIGVNSGSLEKDLLKSYGICVKSIVISALRSVEFLESIDFTNFKVSLKASSVPLTIDSYRAFSKLTSYPLHIGVTEAGTTFAGAIKSAIGIGTLLSEGIGDTLRVSLTGDPVKEVEVAYEILKSLNLRSSGPEFISCPTCGRTEINLEELAVEVEKRLKNIKNNITIAVMGCPVNGPGEARGADYGIAGGKGVGLIFKKGKILKKVKSEHILDEFLNVLKEDNIIKD
- a CDS encoding (2Fe-2S)-binding protein, with the protein product MGQIYINDKAYDFKEGETILDVAKRNEIDIPVMCYLEHITPTGACRLCLIEIEGVGKPVAACVTYALDGMKVKTDTEKVVKNRKKMMEFVLMKHPLDCPICDKAGECMLQDTAYGFGIKEETFKTEKPNKPKFDWEMIIHDANLCVLCERCVKLCHEVAGCSALEIQERGFENIINTKDGANLNCDFCGICVDYCPVGALLDKPYKHSVRSWDLERAQSVCTMCPVGCEVEYGLYQGEIYRATSANNGFICSLGRYAFKYTDNPDRVVSTLKRNNNNLEMADFNESAKAVVEKLDKVKEYYGEGSVAFLVGSSLSTEDIIASKLLADKIADGKITTDIMLEYGTYFGEYFKKFDTYSNIGKLENLRDSDLTFVIGADLKTESLGVKWDIMNAVTKNDGKLVTITLTECEYEYMVDATLKADYGDFAGVFEKIKSSNDRLYADIRDYIKNAKKISFIVGNEYMQAEKQVKSVFAFLDYVGGKDKLYNFINTSDKSNFITALNVIGDSYSAASFLEELGKGKIKALVTVGFNTFNAGKLYKTIQKNAVNLEFLVSLGMFTDNLSRNANFFFPLKSYLEQEATFVTIDNRLTKTEKIIDAPEGVNSAYEVLSEIAAAKGVELPKTAGELFDMLVSGKFGFPEIKYSEIDGCLYNVVQSGYSQTEFNYKEFPKGTVEVIVNERYHNGLLTGKAALEKKDGEAYRKYYFDVKGEIISGDDACFDGKCTLNNAVAKGVVLIPKN